In the Streptomyces fradiae ATCC 10745 = DSM 40063 genome, GGAGTGAAGGTAACCGCCGGGGGTGACGGTATGCGTGCGGTGGGGCGGGCGGGGGTGCGGGGGGTGTGGTGGTGCGGGCGGTGCGGACGGTGGGGGGCGGGGGTGGGGTGGTGCGGACGGTGGGGCGGTGCTCGGCGGTGGGGCGGTGTTCGGGGGTGGGGCGGTGTTCGGGGGTGGGGTGCGGGTGGGGTGGTCTGACGGGCCGGGGCGGGTTCGGCGGTGGGGGCGCGGGCCGGGGCTCAGGCGGTGGTGTGGAGCGCGGCTCGGGCGGTGGCGGGGCGGGCGGGGTCCTGCCCGGCGGCCTGGTCGTAGCGGTGCAGGACGAGGCGGGCGAGGGCGGGGTGCGCGCCCAGCGGGGCGGCGGCGATCCAGGGCGCGGCGGCGGCGCTGCGGGTGGCGAACAGGCCGGGCGCGGCGAAGCAGGAGGCCACGGCGATACGGGTCCGGCCGCGCGCGGCGAGCTCCCGCACCGCCTCGGGGACGGTCGGGGAGGCGGCGGAGGCGTAGGCGGGGACGACGGGCACGCCGTCGAGGCGTTCGCCGAGCAGGGCGGCGAGGCGCCGGGTGCCCGCGGTGGACTCGGGGTCGCGGGACCCGGCGGCGGCCAGGACGACCCCGGCGGTGCGGCGCGCACGGGGGCCGGGGCGCCAGCCGGCCTCGGTGAGCCGGTCGTGCAGGGCCTCGGCGAGCAGCGGGTGCGGACCGAGCGGGGCGGCGACGCGGACGCGCGTGCGGGGCGCCGCGGCCAGGGCGGCGCGCGGCAGGTCGTGCTTGACGTGGTGGCCGGGCCCGAAGAGAAGCGGGACGAGGACGGCGTCGCCGCCCGCCGGCAGGGCGTCGAGGGTGTCGGTGAGGAGGGGGGCGTTCAGCTCGACGTGGCCGAGGCGGACCGGCAGTCCGGGGCGCAGGGCGCGGACGCGGTCGAGGAGGGCGGCCACGGCGGGCAGGGCGCGGGGGTCGCGGCTGCCGTGGGCGACGGCGACCAGGGTGGGGATGCTCATGAACGGCCTTCGCGTTCGGCGGGGGCGGCGGATGCGGGGTGGGACGTGGGTGTGGGGGGAGGCGGGGCGAGACGGATGCGGACGGGAGGGGCGGGGGTGCCGGGGACTCGGGGCGGGGGCGGTGGGGCCGGGCGGGGCGGAGGCGGGTGGGGTACGCCCGCCGATCCTGGCGGGCGCGGATTGCGGGCGTGTTGCACGGCGGTGACGGGCCCTTTGGCGTCCCCTCACCTGGTGCGGCGGACCCCCGCCCTGGCGGACCGCGCGGCGCCCGGTGGCTCGGGGCGGGGCGGATGCGCGCGGCGGCGGGTGCGCGTCGCGGGGGGACTGAGCCCCGGTCCTAGGACCGGGACCGGCCCGTGACCGGGACCAGCGGCCGATGGTGGCGGGCCCGGCGGGTGGTGAGACTGGGGGCATGGACTCCCTGGACCCCCTGCCGCCCGAGCGGGTCGACGCGTACCTGCGCCGCATCGGCGCCGAGCGGCCCGACCGCCCCACCGAGGCCGCCCTGCGCGAGCTCCAGCTCCGGCACCTGGAGGCCGTGCCGTTCGAGAACCTGTCCGTCCACCTCCGCGAGGACGTCGTGCTGGACGCTGCGGCGCTCGTCGGCAAGGTCGTGGACCGGGGGCGCGGCGGCTTCTGCTACGAACTGAACGGCGCCTTCGCGGCGCTGCTGCGCGCCCTCGGCTACCGGGTGGAGCTGCTCCAGGCCCGCGTGTACGGCGACGACGGGCACCCCGGCATCCCGTACGACCACCTCGCCCTGCGGGTCCGGGCGGCCGACGGCGGCGGGCGGGCCTGGCTGACCGACGTGGGCTTCGGCGACCACAGCCACTTCCCGCTCGACCTGGACGAGCGCGGCGAGCAGGAGGACCCGGCGGGTGTCTTCCGGATCGTGGAGGCGCCCGGTCCGGGACCGGAGGACGGCGGGGGCGCCGAACCGGAGGACGGCGCGGGAGAGGGACCGGAGGACGGCGCGGGAGAGGGACCGGAGGACGGCGCGGGAGAGGACTCCGGCGCGGGTACGGGTACGGCGGCCGGCGCGGACGGTGACCTGGACGTCGTACGGGACGGGAGGCCCCGCTACCGGCTGGAGCGGCGCCCGCGCGCGCTCGCCGACTTCGCCGTCGGCGCCTGGTGGCACCGCACCTCCCCCGAGTCGCCGTTCACCCGCTCCCCGGTCTGCTCGCTCCTCACCGGACGGGGCCGCGTCACGCTGAGCGGTCGCCGCCTCATCACCACCGAGGACGGCTCGCGGACGGAGCGGGTGCTGTCCGGCGACGGTGAACTGCTCGCCGTGTACCGGGACCGCTTCGGCATCCGCCTCGACCGGCCGCCCGTACCGCTGCACCCGCGCCCCTGACCGGGTCCGCGCGCGGGGCGCCGGTGCCATGCTGGGGGCGGCGTACCCGAGGAGGAGGAGCGCGAGCGTGACCGACGAACCGACCGTACTGACCGTCCTGACCACCACCGACGCCGCCGGCAAGGCCGAGGAGCTGGCGCGGAGCGCGGTGGAGGCGCGCCTCGCCGCCTGCGCGCAGGTGTCCGGACCGGTGGCCTCCGTCTACCGCTGGGAGGGCGCCGTCGAGACGGCCCGCGAGTGGCAGGTGCTGTTCAAGACGGCCGCCGCGCGGTACGGCGCGCTGGAGGAGCACATCCGCCGCCACCACGACTACGACACGCCGGAGATCATCGCCGTGCCCGTGGTGCGGGGCGGCGCGGACTACCTGGCGTGGGTGGCGCGGGAGTCGGCCGGGTGACCGCCGCCGAGCTGCCCTTCTTCGTGTACGGCACGCTGCGGCCCGGCGAGCACAACCACGCCCGCTTCCTCGCGGGCCGCACGGCGGGCGGGGAGCCCGCGCGGCTGCCGGGCGCCGCCCTCCACGACGGCCCCGGGTACCCGTACGCGGTGCGCGACCCGCGCGGCGGCGAGGTCGTCGGGGAGCTGGTGCACGCGGCGCCCGGCGCGTACGCGGGGCTGCTGGCCGTGCTGGACCGGCTGGAGGACTTCCACGGGCCGGGTCACCCGCGCAACCTGTACGAGCGGCTGGTCCGCGAGGTGGTGCGGGTACGGGACGGGGCCCGGGTCGCCGCGTGGGTGTACGTGGCGGCGGCCGGGGCGGTGCCGGGGCCGCGCATCCCGGCGGGCGACTGGCTCAGCCGCGGGCCGGTTCGAGGCGCACCGCGCACACCTTGAACTCGGGCATCCTCGACGTGGGGTCGAGCGCCGGGTTGGTGAGCGTGTTGGCGCGGCCCTCCCCCGGCCAGTGGAACGGCATGAACACGGTGTCGGGCCGGATCCCCGCCGTGATGCGGGCCGGGGCGACGGCGCGCCCGCGCCGCGACACCACCGCGACCGGGTCGCCCTCCGCGACGCCGACCCGCTCCGCGAGCCTCGGGTGCAGTTCGACGAACGGCCCCGGGGCGGCGGCGTTCAGCTCCGCCACCCGCCGCGTCTGGGCGCCGGACTGGTACTGCGAGACGACCCGGCCCGTGGTGAGGACGACCGGGTACTCCGCGTCGGTCTCCTCGGCCGCCGCCCGGTGGGTGACCGGGACGAACCGGGCACGGCCGTCCTCGGTGGCGAACCGGTCGAGGAACAGCCGGGGCGTGCCCGGGTGGCCGGCGTCGGGGCACGGCCAGAAGACGCCGTCCTCCTGCGCGATCCGCCGGTAGCTGATGCCCGCGTAGTCGGCGAGGCCCCCGGCGGAGGCGCGGCGCAGCTCGTCGAAGACCTCCTCGGGGTCGGCCGGGAAGCCCTTCTCCCAGCCGAGCAGCCCCGCGAGACCGTGCAGCACCTCCAGGTCGGTGCGGACCCCGGCGGGCGGGGTGAGCGCCCGGCGGCGCAGCAGGACCCTGCCCTCCAGACTGGTGGTGGTGCCGGTCTCCTCCGCCCACTGCGTGACCGGCAGGACGACGTCGGCGAGCGCGGCGGTCTCGGAGAGCACCACGTCGGCGACGGCCAGGAAGTCCAGCGACCTCAGCCGCTCCTCGACGTGCGCGGCGCGCGGGGCGGAGACGACCGGGTTGGAGCCCATCAGCAGCAGCGCCCGCACGTCCCGGCCGAGCGCGTCGAGGAGTTCGTACGCGCTGCGGCCGGGTCCGGGCAGGCTGTCCGGGTCGACGCCCCACACCGCGGCGACGTGGGCGCGCGCGGCGGGGTCGTCCAGCTTCCGGTAGCCGGGCAGCTGGTCGGCCTTCTGG is a window encoding:
- a CDS encoding sirohydrochlorin chelatase, with amino-acid sequence MSIPTLVAVAHGSRDPRALPAVAALLDRVRALRPGLPVRLGHVELNAPLLTDTLDALPAGGDAVLVPLLFGPGHHVKHDLPRAALAAAPRTRVRVAAPLGPHPLLAEALHDRLTEAGWRPGPRARRTAGVVLAAAGSRDPESTAGTRRLAALLGERLDGVPVVPAYASAASPTVPEAVRELAARGRTRIAVASCFAAPGLFATRSAAAAPWIAAAPLGAHPALARLVLHRYDQAAGQDPARPATARAALHTTA
- a CDS encoding arylamine N-acetyltransferase family protein, producing MDSLDPLPPERVDAYLRRIGAERPDRPTEAALRELQLRHLEAVPFENLSVHLREDVVLDAAALVGKVVDRGRGGFCYELNGAFAALLRALGYRVELLQARVYGDDGHPGIPYDHLALRVRAADGGGRAWLTDVGFGDHSHFPLDLDERGEQEDPAGVFRIVEAPGPGPEDGGGAEPEDGAGEGPEDGAGEGPEDGAGEDSGAGTGTAAGADGDLDVVRDGRPRYRLERRPRALADFAVGAWWHRTSPESPFTRSPVCSLLTGRGRVTLSGRRLITTEDGSRTERVLSGDGELLAVYRDRFGIRLDRPPVPLHPRP
- the cutA gene encoding divalent-cation tolerance protein CutA; this encodes MLGAAYPRRRSASVTDEPTVLTVLTTTDAAGKAEELARSAVEARLAACAQVSGPVASVYRWEGAVETAREWQVLFKTAAARYGALEEHIRRHHDYDTPEIIAVPVVRGGADYLAWVARESAG
- a CDS encoding gamma-glutamylcyclotransferase family protein; the encoded protein is MTAAELPFFVYGTLRPGEHNHARFLAGRTAGGEPARLPGAALHDGPGYPYAVRDPRGGEVVGELVHAAPGAYAGLLAVLDRLEDFHGPGHPRNLYERLVREVVRVRDGARVAAWVYVAAAGAVPGPRIPAGDWLSRGPVRGAPRTP
- a CDS encoding molybdopterin oxidoreductase family protein, whose translation is MLATAITSTHCPYCALQCGMNLRPTEDGGVDVVERTDFPVNRGALCGKGRTAPAVLSPSVRLTGPLVRDRATGRLEPAGWEEALRAVADGLRRTREAHGPDGVGVFGGGGLTNEKAYALGKFARLVLGTSQIDYNGRFCMSSAAAAHTRAFGLDRGLPFPLEDIPRTGCVILVGSNLAETMPPALRYLTELRENGGKLIVVDPRRTRTAEHADLHLAPRPGTDLALALGLLHLVVAEGRVDEEFVAARTSGWADARAAAMSHWPALVERVTGVPVPLLREAAALFCDAPTGMVLTARGPEQQSKGTDTVGAWINLCLATGRAGRPLSGYGCLTGQGNGQGGREHGQKADQLPGYRKLDDPAARAHVAAVWGVDPDSLPGPGRSAYELLDALGRDVRALLLMGSNPVVSAPRAAHVEERLRSLDFLAVADVVLSETAALADVVLPVTQWAEETGTTTSLEGRVLLRRRALTPPAGVRTDLEVLHGLAGLLGWEKGFPADPEEVFDELRRASAGGLADYAGISYRRIAQEDGVFWPCPDAGHPGTPRLFLDRFATEDGRARFVPVTHRAAAEETDAEYPVVLTTGRVVSQYQSGAQTRRVAELNAAAPGPFVELHPRLAERVGVAEGDPVAVVSRRGRAVAPARITAGIRPDTVFMPFHWPGEGRANTLTNPALDPTSRMPEFKVCAVRLEPARG